AAACACAAGTATGTTAAACGTAACGAACCCTTTTACGCCATAAGTGTGTAAAAAAGACATGACCTCTGGCAAATCTTCTATTGTAAAGTTCTTAGCTCTTACACGAGCATTAAACTTATCTACTCCAAAATAAACAGCGTCTGCTCCATTGGCTACCGCTGCTTTCATACAATCCCAATCACCCGCAGGTGCTAGCAACTCTATATCTTCTATTTGACGTTTCATTATAATCCTCCACTTATTTATCACACACAAAATGATCTTACATCATTGTATATGTTCAGGTCTCATAGGTCAAAGATTGTTCCTTCCTTATAATAAATACCGTGTAAAACCCTTATATATACTCCTGCTTCCTCATCAACACAGACATTGCATAATATAATCCTGCTCCTACAAAGGCCAATAAGGCAATGATAATAAATGTCCATCGAAACCCAAACCAAACCGTTAACGGAATTGCCAATGGAGCAATTGTTCTTCCAATCGTAAATCGTAAACTGGCAGCAGCATAATATTGCCCTAACATTTCTTTTGGAGCTAATTTAGCTACAAAAGATTCTTGAATACCAACAGCCATAAGCTCTGCTACAGTAAATATAAACATTCCCAATAATAAACCCCAAATTTGCAAGGTGTGTCCAAAGATAATCATGGATACTCCATAGGTCAATGCACTGGCAATAAAAACTCTATGCGCCTCAAAGCGTTCAGAAATTTTTGTAGCATAAAGAGTAAATAATACAACCAATAAACCATTTTCAACAATAATCCAACTAAACACTTTTTCCCCTGAAGCAACAAATGACCAATTATTGAAATTAAATAAAGTTTGACTCGGTACAGATTCAGATATATATACAGCTAACAGCAAATCCATCTGCATAAAGGTTTGTGCGAGTAAGATCCCTGCAAGTATAAATAAAAAGAATGCTTTATCCGTAATAATAACACTGTAATTTTTCACCTGCTCAATTAAGAAAGAATACCACTTATCATCTTTACTTTCTTTGTTTTTGTCCTCTACAACGTTCGGTGCTGTTTCTCGAATAAATCGTTGCAATACAATTGTAAATATGACACTTATAATAAATGCAGCAACCAATAATTCAAATCGATAATTAAAAAAGAAAATTCCACCCAGTAATGGTCCTATAACTACTGACATATTAATCATAATGTAAAACACAGCAAATACTGCTGTACGATCTTTTTCAGGTACAACATCTGCAACCATAGCGTGACTTGCAGGCCAATAAAAAGCCCCAAAAACACCTAACAATGAAAAAGATATAAAAGTCAGTACAGGTGATTCATACCATGGTGAATTAGCAAATAGAAACATCAAAAATGCAGCTGATGTACCTAAGTATGAATACACCATCATCTTTTTTCTACCGAATTTATCTGCACAATAACCTCCAAATAAATTCGCGATAACACCTATACATTGTGAAACCACTAACAATATCCCGGCTGTACTCTTACCAAATATCTCAGCAAAATAGATAGCCATAAAAGGAAAAAACATCCAAAATAAAATACCAATAACAGCTTCCCCATATAATCTTACCTTTAAATTTTGATCCCAGTCTTTCCACTTCATAATAAACACCTCATTAATTCTTAGTTGAAACTTAAAAAAAAACAAAAAAATAGACGCATCGCAGCTACGATACGTCTATTTAATGAATTCATCAAAAAATAAAAATGCAGCTCACATTAATTCAAGTGACCTGCATCATTATTTTGATTTAATAAAACAAAGTACAAATATAAGATATACAATTAATGATCCGCTGAGGTCACGTAATATGATTTTGTCTGATTTTGATTAAAATAAATGAATAAGCTCACGTTTACGCAACCTCCATTAATTTAAAGTCTCAACTATCTTAACATCTTCCTTTTTTTATTGTCAAGAAAAATATAACAATCTTTAGTTGGACTATATTATTATTTGAGTTTAATACAAACCAAACCCCACAAGCTTATCAAGCAAGTGGGGGGCATTTACAACTTTTTCACTCTATAAAATTCATGAAATAACTTCATTAAAGCTCTCTTTTCAATTCTAGATACATAGGATCTCGAAATGCCTAAATCTTTTGCAATTTCTCTTTGTGTAAGTTCTTCTCCACCTTGAATTAATCCAAATCTCCCCTTAATTACTTCACGTTCTCGATCATCCAAAATATGAAGATTGCTATATATTTTACTTTTTTCTATTTTTAATTGAACTTTGTCTACTACTTCATCTGATTCTGTTCCTAAAATATCAATTAGTGTGATTTCATTAACACCATTATATTATCTGTTTTAATCTCCTTTATTTCTTTAACAAACAAATAGAAAATCAGTCCCCTCTTAATTTACAACAAACCCCTTAATCATATTTATTAACCTCAAATAACCTTCATTAATTATATGGATATATAATTTTAAATCAATCGTTACTCTAAGTTCATTTTTCATTTAAAAAACTCCTTTGTTTAAAGCCTATGTGCGTTTGTCCACTATGTCAGGAGTTTGACAAATTTATTTAGTAAAATAGTATATTTTTCAATTTACCTGTCCATCATGATCATTAAAAGGAGTGATGGAAATGGTTTTGGGGTAAGGGTTTAGGTAGGAGAAGAACAAGGTTAGGTAAGTATTTAGATGATAATGCTCAACAAACTATTTTAAAAAAAACTGGTATCAGTAGAGATACCATGTCTAAATTATGTGGGGATAGAAATTACTCCCCTACTGAAAAAACAAAACAAAAAGTTGTAAAAGCATTGAAAGAAAAAGATAAAAATGCAAATATTAATACATTTTGGTAATTATAAAATATTAGGTGTTTGATATAATAGAATGGAATTACATATAAACTAATGTATGTTTATGGGCTAACCACTGACTTAATAGTCGGTGGCTTTAACTATTTTAATATAAAAAAACCCACAAACTCTTAAAGTGTACCCTTTGTAAAGGACATATAAAAAAAGCCTATGCAGTTTTAAGAAGATGATCTCTGTATTGAACAGGGGTCATTTTTTTTAGATTCCATTGATATCTATAGTTGTTATAGTAAGTCATATAGCTTTTGATTTCTTTTTGGAGTTCTTCGAGTGTTTCACATGACTTGATATATACTTCATCCTTAAAGTGACCAAAGAAGGATTCTTGAGGGGCATTATCCCAACAGTTCCCCCTCCTGGACATGGATTGGTCTAACCCAAATTTTTCAACCATTTTTTGAAACTTCGGACTAGTGTAATGGACACCTTGATCAGAATGAATAAAGGCAGACGGAACCAATCTTACTTTTCTATTATTCTTTAATTTGAGAAGCGTATCTGTTGCGATGTCTAAGGTCATGCGATCTGACAGGTGGTAAGCTAGTATTTCGTTAGTTGAACCATCTTTAACGTCGAAGGACATACTTTTGGCTGGGGGAAAGCTCTATTTTCTCATCCCCCTTTCGACAAAACGAATCTTTTTTAACAGTTCGTTTTCTGCTTTTAGTAAGTTAATTTGTGCTTCTAAACGAGCATTTTTCTCCTCTAGAGTAAGTTCTCTTTCCAATGGGCGCCCTGAGTTCCCTGCCCTAGTGTCACGTAAACCGATTGTCCCGTTCTTCTTGTAAGCTTTCTGACATCTTTTACTTGCCGATCTAACTCTTTCCGTTCCCAAAACTTCTACATCAAAACCGCATTGTTCAAATATTTCTCTAGCAAATTTCCCTTTCTCTTTTTCTACAATAAAAATATGCTTAAATTCATCTGTATAAGTGATTCCTTTTGAACTAACAGATTTAACGTATTTATTGTTTCTCAGTTGCTCTATCTCTTTCTTTATAAAAGTTTTTTTACTCATAATTTCTCCACTCCAAACTAATTCTCTCGTTATATTATTAAT
The window above is part of the Chengkuizengella sp. SCS-71B genome. Proteins encoded here:
- a CDS encoding MFS transporter, translated to MKWKDWDQNLKVRLYGEAVIGILFWMFFPFMAIYFAEIFGKSTAGILLVVSQCIGVIANLFGGYCADKFGRKKMMVYSYLGTSAAFLMFLFANSPWYESPVLTFISFSLLGVFGAFYWPASHAMVADVVPEKDRTAVFAVFYIMINMSVVIGPLLGGIFFFNYRFELLVAAFIISVIFTIVLQRFIRETAPNVVEDKNKESKDDKWYSFLIEQVKNYSVIITDKAFFLFILAGILLAQTFMQMDLLLAVYISESVPSQTLFNFNNWSFVASGEKVFSWIIVENGLLVVLFTLYATKISERFEAHRVFIASALTYGVSMIIFGHTLQIWGLLLGMFIFTVAELMAVGIQESFVAKLAPKEMLGQYYAAASLRFTIGRTIAPLAIPLTVWFGFRWTFIIIALLAFVGAGLYYAMSVLMRKQEYI